In the genome of Apodemus sylvaticus chromosome 2, mApoSyl1.1, whole genome shotgun sequence, one region contains:
- the LOC127677701 gene encoding taste receptor type 2 member 120-like, whose amino-acid sequence MNLTEWIVTSIMMTEFLLGICANVFIMIVNSINSMRRRKISLADRIITSLAIFRTGLLCAMLMNWHSNVFAADTYNLQMRAFSGIFWATTNHFTTWLGTILSMFYLFKIANFSNHLFLLLKRKLDNVLLMIFLASFLFFVAYLGVLNINRIAWMSIHEGNVTINSKLKGIPSLKNMFLYCVINIVPFGISLTCVLLLIYSLGKHLKNMKFYGKGCHDQSTMVHIKALQTVVSFLLLFATYSFSVIISGWSLQRAPNFLFYITIGAFYPAGHSCILIWGNQTLKQALLLFLRQMRC is encoded by the coding sequence ATGAATTTGACAGAATGGATTGTCACCAGTATAATGATGACAGAATTTCTCTTAGGAATCTGTGCCAATGTCTTCATAATGATAGTGAACTCCATCAACTCTATGAGGAGAAGAAAGATCTCCTTGGCTGATCGAATTATAACTTCTCTTGCCATCTTCAGAACTGGTTTGTTGTGCGCAATGTTAATGAACTGGCATTCAAATGTGTTTGCTGCAGATACGTACAATTTACAAATGAGAGCTTTCAGTGGAATTTTCTGGGCTACAACCAACCATTTTACCACTTGGCTTGGGACCATACTcagcatgttttatttattcaagaTAGCCAATTTTTCCAACcatctatttcttcttctaaaaagaaaacttgaCAATGTTCTTCTTATGATATTCTTGgcatcttttctgttttttgttgcaTATCTTGGGGTACTGAACATCAACAGGATTGCTTGGATGAGTATTCATGAAGGAAATGTGACAATAAATAGCAAACTGAAGGGTATACCAAGCCTCAAAAATATGTTTCTCTACTGCGTGATAAACATTGTACCATTTGGTATATCACTGACCTGTGTTCTGCTCTTAATCTATTCCCTAGGCAAACATCTCAAGAATATGAAATTCTATGGCAAAGGATGTCATGATCAGAGCACCATGGTCCACATAAAGGCTTTGCAAACTGTGGTCTCATTTCTCTTGTTATTTGCCACATATTCTTTCTCTGTAATTATATCAGGTTGGAGTTTGCAAAGAGCACCAAACTTCTTATTTTACATCACAATTGGTGCCTTCTACCCAGCAGGTCATTCTTGTATCTTGATTTGGGGAAACCAGACACTTAAACAGGCCCTTCTCTTGTTTCTGAGGCAGATGAGATGctga